The proteins below are encoded in one region of Candidatus Caldatribacterium sp.:
- a CDS encoding FAD-dependent oxidoreductase has protein sequence AGFQVYLVEKSASIGGLMARLDKTFPTNDCAMCILSPKLVECGRHLNIEILTLAEVVDISGEPGHFVVTVRENPRYVDVASCTGCGDCAEVCPVDIPNDFEGRLATRKAIYRLFPQAFPGAFQIEKRGTPNCQAACPLEQKAQGYIALIRKERFEEALQVVRMDNPFPGICGRACHHPCMENCQRGMLDAPLRIPYLKRFLADFERELGRPLLPEPKEARGERIAVVGAGPSGLSCAYFLRLLGYEVVVFEAQDHPGGMMRFGIPPYRLPRDVVEWEIEAIRKLGVEIRCGTVWGRDFTLSDLLHGGFAAVYLACGAWKGAKLGIEGEDHPQVIDGLAYLVRCHRFEDIPQAERIAVIGGGNVAVDCARTALRQGAKEVTVYYRRSYDEMPARPEEVEEAKEEGVEFVFCAAPKRFIARDGRLLLEMSGVRLCAPDESGRRRPEVIPGSEFTVSADLYIVATGQKVSIPENEGLELTPWGTVKVGKNLATSRPRVFAGGDLVLGPATLVEAIAHGKRAAYAIDAFLRGESFDEKTLPPAPLSIPWREKRNPGKPPEKLKVSKRLLGFSEVVSGYTREEAVEEASRCLSCGGCAECLRCVLACKRNAIRHGDRERLRTLEVGAIVYATGTDVFHPEERLRELGYRRYPDVITSLDFERILNASGPTRGKVFRPSDGKVPQKIAFVQCVGSRDEKRGNSYCSSVCCMYAVKEALVAQEHLLVEGEGSPSCCGPQEGSASGKTSPLEVTIFLIDMRAFGKDFEGYYERAKRAGIRFVRGRVSHIEQEGEKLLVFYVDEGGQKKSEAFDLVVLSVGLAVPEEEKKRLLRLCVPLDPEGFPYFSSFATRMVRPGIWVCGSLAGPKDIPTTVVEASSASCEVGSFLAPSRFSRIREKTYPPERDVTSESLRIGVFVCRCGINIAGVVDTGKVVEWARSLPGVVYAEENLYTCSQDTQERIKEKIREYRLNRVVVASCSPRTHEPLFRETLKEAGLNPYLFAMANIRDQCSWVHQGEKEKATEKAKDLVAMAVAKAALLEPLTPIPVPVEKAVLVIGGGLAGMTAALEAARQGITVYLVERKKELGGQDLPYTIEGVDLGALRERLKEEISKNPKITVFTESTLLEVNGFVGNFESVVERKGTLHRVKHGGIIVATGGEKFIPREGAFLYGKSNRVLTQRELERKIATSEPFSPQQVVMIQCVGSRDREHPYCSRVCCIQAVKNALRLKEISPSTEVVILYRDMRTYGLYERYYRKAREQGVLFLRFGDEEMPSVEEKDGKLFVRFFDPLLEEEVTLSPDLVVLSTGIKPCEDALSLSKLLKVPLTQDGFFLEAHVKLRPVDFATEGIYVCGLAHGPKLAEESILQAKAAVARLMTVLSKNLLFAEAQIASVDEKKCVACGDCERVCQYRAIAVDRERNVAQVNRALCKGCGLCSATCRSGAVRLYGFTPEAILAEVEYLYES, from the coding sequence GGCAGGGTTCCAGGTGTACCTTGTGGAGAAGTCCGCGAGCATTGGGGGCCTCATGGCCCGCCTTGACAAGACCTTTCCCACAAATGACTGCGCCATGTGCATCCTCTCGCCGAAGCTCGTGGAGTGCGGCCGCCACCTGAACATCGAGATTCTCACCCTTGCCGAAGTTGTCGATATCTCCGGGGAGCCGGGGCATTTTGTGGTCACCGTTCGGGAGAATCCCCGCTACGTGGATGTGGCTTCCTGTACCGGTTGTGGAGATTGCGCCGAGGTCTGTCCCGTGGATATCCCGAACGACTTTGAGGGGAGACTCGCCACCCGAAAGGCTATTTACCGCCTCTTCCCTCAGGCCTTTCCCGGAGCCTTCCAGATTGAGAAGAGAGGAACCCCAAACTGCCAGGCGGCCTGTCCCCTTGAGCAGAAGGCCCAGGGGTACATTGCTCTCATCCGGAAGGAGCGTTTCGAAGAGGCTCTGCAAGTCGTCCGGATGGATAACCCCTTCCCGGGAATCTGCGGTCGAGCCTGCCATCACCCCTGCATGGAGAACTGCCAGCGGGGGATGCTCGATGCGCCGCTACGCATTCCGTACCTCAAGCGCTTCCTTGCCGATTTCGAGCGAGAACTCGGAAGGCCCCTCCTCCCAGAGCCAAAGGAAGCTCGCGGTGAAAGGATTGCGGTGGTTGGAGCTGGACCAAGTGGCTTAAGCTGTGCCTATTTTCTCCGTCTTTTGGGGTATGAGGTCGTCGTCTTTGAAGCCCAGGACCACCCAGGGGGGATGATGCGCTTTGGGATTCCTCCCTACCGGCTCCCTCGAGATGTGGTGGAGTGGGAGATTGAGGCAATACGGAAGCTTGGGGTAGAGATTCGCTGTGGCACCGTCTGGGGGAGGGACTTCACGCTTTCTGACCTTCTTCACGGGGGATTTGCCGCGGTGTACCTTGCCTGCGGAGCCTGGAAAGGGGCAAAACTGGGCATCGAGGGCGAGGACCATCCTCAGGTCATAGACGGTTTGGCGTACCTTGTCCGCTGCCACCGCTTTGAAGACATCCCTCAGGCAGAACGCATTGCCGTTATCGGTGGAGGGAACGTGGCCGTCGATTGCGCCCGAACGGCACTTCGCCAGGGAGCCAAAGAGGTCACCGTTTACTACCGCCGCTCCTACGATGAGATGCCTGCTCGTCCTGAGGAAGTTGAAGAGGCAAAAGAAGAAGGAGTCGAGTTCGTTTTCTGCGCGGCACCAAAAAGGTTCATCGCAAGAGATGGACGCTTACTCCTTGAAATGTCGGGAGTCCGCCTCTGTGCTCCTGATGAGTCGGGGAGACGCCGACCCGAGGTGATTCCAGGAAGTGAGTTTACGGTATCCGCCGACCTCTACATTGTGGCCACCGGGCAGAAGGTGAGTATTCCCGAGAATGAGGGGCTTGAGCTCACCCCCTGGGGAACGGTAAAGGTCGGTAAAAACCTTGCCACATCCCGTCCTCGGGTTTTTGCAGGGGGTGACCTCGTCCTTGGTCCGGCAACCCTTGTTGAAGCCATAGCCCATGGGAAGCGGGCGGCGTACGCGATTGATGCCTTCCTCCGAGGAGAATCCTTTGACGAGAAGACGCTTCCTCCTGCTCCCCTGTCCATTCCCTGGAGGGAGAAAAGGAATCCTGGGAAACCTCCGGAAAAGCTTAAAGTTTCGAAGCGTCTCTTGGGTTTCTCTGAAGTTGTGTCCGGCTACACAAGAGAGGAGGCGGTGGAAGAGGCATCGCGCTGCCTCTCCTGCGGGGGATGTGCGGAGTGTCTGCGCTGCGTTTTGGCCTGCAAGAGGAACGCCATACGCCATGGGGACAGGGAACGCCTTCGGACGCTTGAGGTCGGAGCGATTGTGTACGCCACGGGGACCGATGTTTTCCACCCGGAGGAACGTCTTCGGGAACTCGGCTACCGCCGATACCCCGATGTCATCACGAGTCTTGACTTTGAGCGAATCCTCAATGCCTCCGGTCCCACAAGGGGGAAGGTTTTTCGACCCTCCGACGGCAAGGTCCCCCAAAAGATTGCCTTTGTCCAGTGCGTGGGTTCCCGAGACGAAAAACGAGGGAACTCCTACTGTTCTTCGGTCTGCTGCATGTACGCTGTAAAGGAAGCTCTGGTGGCACAGGAACACCTCCTCGTTGAGGGAGAGGGTTCTCCTTCTTGCTGTGGTCCCCAGGAGGGCTCAGCTTCGGGGAAGACTTCCCCCCTTGAGGTGACCATTTTCCTCATCGACATGCGGGCCTTTGGGAAGGATTTCGAAGGGTACTACGAGCGGGCAAAAAGAGCGGGTATTCGCTTCGTCCGGGGGCGGGTGAGCCATATCGAGCAGGAGGGAGAAAAGCTCCTTGTGTTCTACGTCGACGAGGGTGGGCAAAAGAAAAGCGAAGCCTTTGACCTTGTGGTCCTCTCGGTGGGGCTTGCGGTTCCAGAGGAGGAAAAGAAACGCCTTTTGAGACTTTGTGTTCCTCTTGACCCCGAGGGTTTCCCGTACTTTTCTTCCTTTGCGACGCGGATGGTCCGGCCGGGAATCTGGGTATGCGGAAGCCTTGCTGGTCCCAAGGACATACCCACAACGGTAGTGGAGGCAAGTTCTGCCTCCTGTGAGGTTGGGTCATTCCTTGCCCCCTCTCGTTTCAGCAGGATCCGGGAAAAGACGTACCCCCCGGAGCGGGATGTTACCTCTGAGTCCCTGCGAATTGGAGTTTTCGTATGCCGCTGCGGAATCAACATTGCCGGAGTGGTAGATACGGGGAAGGTTGTGGAATGGGCGAGAAGCCTTCCTGGAGTGGTGTACGCCGAGGAGAACCTGTACACCTGCTCCCAGGACACCCAAGAGCGAATCAAAGAGAAAATCCGAGAATATCGCCTGAATCGGGTAGTAGTTGCCTCCTGTTCCCCACGAACCCATGAACCTCTCTTCCGGGAGACCCTGAAAGAAGCAGGTCTCAACCCGTACCTCTTTGCGATGGCCAACATCCGCGACCAGTGCTCCTGGGTGCACCAGGGAGAGAAAGAGAAAGCCACCGAGAAGGCCAAGGACCTTGTGGCTATGGCGGTGGCAAAAGCGGCACTCCTTGAGCCCTTGACACCGATTCCCGTTCCCGTGGAAAAGGCAGTCCTTGTTATCGGTGGAGGACTTGCGGGAATGACCGCTGCTTTGGAGGCGGCAAGGCAGGGTATCACGGTGTACCTTGTGGAGCGCAAGAAGGAACTTGGGGGACAGGACCTTCCCTACACCATTGAAGGAGTGGACCTTGGGGCGCTTCGGGAGAGGCTCAAGGAGGAAATCAGCAAAAACCCGAAAATTACGGTGTTCACCGAGAGCACCCTCCTTGAGGTCAACGGCTTTGTGGGGAACTTTGAAAGTGTTGTGGAAAGGAAGGGGACTCTCCACAGGGTGAAGCACGGGGGAATCATCGTTGCCACCGGGGGAGAAAAGTTCATCCCGCGGGAGGGGGCTTTCCTCTACGGTAAGAGTAACCGGGTCCTGACGCAGAGGGAACTTGAAAGGAAAATCGCCACTTCTGAGCCCTTTTCCCCGCAACAGGTGGTCATGATTCAGTGCGTTGGTTCCCGGGATAGAGAACATCCCTACTGCAGCAGGGTGTGCTGCATCCAGGCGGTGAAAAACGCCCTGCGCCTTAAGGAAATTTCTCCAAGCACAGAGGTCGTTATCCTCTACCGGGACATGCGTACCTACGGCCTTTACGAGCGGTACTACAGGAAAGCTCGGGAACAAGGGGTTCTCTTCCTTCGGTTTGGGGATGAAGAGATGCCCTCTGTGGAGGAAAAGGACGGCAAGCTCTTCGTGCGCTTTTTTGACCCTCTCCTTGAGGAAGAGGTTACCCTTTCCCCGGATCTTGTCGTTCTGAGTACAGGTATCAAGCCTTGCGAGGACGCCCTGTCCCTTTCGAAGCTCCTCAAGGTTCCCCTTACTCAGGACGGATTCTTCCTCGAGGCCCATGTGAAACTCCGTCCGGTGGATTTTGCTACCGAGGGTATCTACGTGTGTGGGCTTGCCCATGGACCGAAACTCGCTGAGGAGAGCATCCTCCAGGCTAAAGCCGCAGTGGCCCGTCTCATGACGGTCCTGAGCAAAAACCTCCTCTTTGCCGAGGCTCAGATTGCCTCTGTTGATGAAAAGAAGTGCGTCGCCTGTGGGGACTGCGAGCGGGTGTGTCAGTACCGGGCAATTGCGGTGGATAGAGAAAGGAACGTAGCCCAGGTCAATCGTGCCCTCTGCAAAGGGTGTGGACTGTGCAGTGCAACGTGTCGGAGTGGAGCTGTGCGATTGTACGGCTTTACTCCGGAGGCTATTCTCGCCGAGGTGGAGTACCTCTATGAGTCTTGA
- a CDS encoding 4Fe-4S dicluster domain-containing protein — protein MISDALREVSRKLLEEGVVRGVLGYRKGSLPFRARPHLFQSPEELGELVFNPFCGVNLARYLFHLPKGFGKVAVLAKGCDGRSLVVLMKEGQVRREDLVILGIRCPGMVDRRKLGEWRDLREDEVSFGEGEISIRGETYPFSSFLEASCRRCRHRSPSVYDVLVGDEVSSPPFEDTLASLWNLPEEKRWEFFAQELSRCIRCYACRNACPLCYCKECFAESHRPSFLHPSPTLRDNFVFHVGRAMHLAGRCTECGACERACPLGIPIATIFFAVSETVRKHFAFEAGIDLEAPAPFVTYREDDPNAFIR, from the coding sequence ATGATTTCGGATGCACTCCGTGAGGTTTCCCGTAAACTCCTTGAGGAAGGGGTTGTTCGCGGGGTCTTGGGGTACAGGAAAGGTTCCTTACCTTTTCGGGCTCGACCGCACCTTTTCCAGAGTCCGGAAGAACTCGGAGAACTCGTCTTTAACCCTTTCTGTGGCGTGAACCTCGCAAGGTACCTCTTCCATCTCCCCAAGGGTTTCGGGAAGGTCGCTGTTCTTGCTAAGGGGTGCGATGGTCGGTCTCTCGTGGTCCTCATGAAAGAGGGCCAGGTACGCCGGGAGGACCTTGTGATTCTTGGGATACGTTGTCCGGGAATGGTGGACCGGAGGAAACTCGGGGAATGGAGAGACCTCAGGGAGGACGAGGTGAGTTTTGGGGAAGGGGAGATTTCCATCCGAGGGGAAACGTATCCCTTCTCGTCCTTTCTTGAGGCTTCGTGTCGGCGTTGCCGTCACCGAAGTCCTTCGGTGTACGATGTCTTGGTAGGGGATGAGGTTTCATCCCCTCCCTTTGAAGATACCCTCGCTTCCCTCTGGAATCTCCCCGAAGAAAAACGGTGGGAATTCTTTGCCCAGGAGCTCTCCCGTTGCATTCGTTGCTACGCCTGTCGGAATGCCTGTCCTTTGTGCTACTGCAAGGAGTGCTTTGCCGAAAGCCACAGGCCTTCCTTCCTCCACCCCTCCCCAACCCTTCGGGATAACTTTGTGTTCCATGTGGGGAGGGCGATGCACCTTGCAGGAAGATGCACCGAATGCGGGGCCTGCGAGCGGGCCTGTCCTTTAGGAATACCCATTGCCACCATTTTCTTCGCCGTTTCCGAGACGGTACGGAAACACTTTGCTTTTGAGGCAGGGATAGACCTTGAGGCCCCGGCTCCTTTTGTGACCTATCGGGAGGATGATCCCAATGCGTTTATCCGATAG
- a CDS encoding FAD/NAD(P)-binding protein has protein sequence MPFEGIYVPLLLPIEEIIDETRDIKTFRIRRPEGFTYRPGQFAEIFVPGVGEAPFSISSSPTERAFLEFSVKRIGSVTGALHRLNPGDTVGVRGPYGNGFPVEELFGRNLLFVGGGIGLAPLRSLINYVLSPEHRKSFGEVFILYGARTPKDLVFRWELERWEERKDLTLCLTVDEGDASWTKRVGLVPKVLEEVFRFPPEGWVALVCGPPIMIKFTIKALRELGFEGRSIITTLEMKMKCGLGKCGRCNIGPYYVCQDGPVFSCEVLERMPEEY, from the coding sequence GTGCCCTTTGAGGGAATTTACGTGCCTCTCCTTCTCCCCATAGAGGAGATTATCGATGAAACCCGGGATATTAAGACCTTTCGAATCCGGCGTCCGGAGGGTTTCACGTACCGTCCGGGGCAATTCGCCGAAATTTTTGTGCCAGGAGTGGGGGAAGCCCCCTTTTCCATTTCTTCTTCCCCCACAGAGAGAGCTTTCCTCGAGTTCAGCGTGAAACGCATCGGCTCGGTTACCGGGGCTCTTCATCGCCTGAACCCGGGGGACACCGTTGGGGTCCGAGGGCCGTATGGAAACGGGTTTCCCGTTGAGGAGCTTTTTGGGAGGAACCTCCTCTTTGTCGGTGGGGGCATTGGCCTTGCACCTTTGCGTTCCCTCATCAACTACGTCCTCTCTCCGGAACACCGCAAGTCCTTTGGAGAGGTTTTCATTCTCTACGGAGCCCGTACGCCGAAAGACCTCGTCTTCCGCTGGGAGCTTGAGCGGTGGGAGGAACGAAAGGACCTCACCCTCTGCCTCACCGTTGACGAGGGGGATGCTTCCTGGACAAAAAGGGTGGGGCTTGTGCCGAAAGTTCTCGAGGAGGTTTTTCGATTCCCTCCTGAGGGCTGGGTAGCGCTTGTTTGCGGTCCACCGATTATGATAAAGTTTACCATCAAAGCCCTGAGGGAGCTCGGCTTTGAGGGGCGTAGTATCATCACCACTTTGGAAATGAAGATGAAGTGCGGTCTTGGGAAGTGCGGGCGCTGCAACATCGGCCCGTACTACGTGTGCCAGGATGGACCGGTGTTCTCCTGCGAGGTTTTGGAGAGAATGCCTGAGGAGTACTGA
- a CDS encoding bifunctional folylpolyglutamate synthase/dihydrofolate synthase: MEYKEALEFLFGLINYEKTNIPYTDLKLERMREFMARIGNPEKRVPTVLIAGTKGKGSTSYILHRLFGAFGFRCGLYSKPHLFTFRERIRIDDRCIAPWELAGLLTEVRPVVEAMERESPWGKPTYFEVSVGLAFLYFVRRGVDVAVVEVGLGGRLDATNVSEPQVTVITPVSFDHMEVLGDTLAKIAWEKAGILRSGVPLVLAPQREEARMTILAEAQKRGAPVFEVSSCARADITARSPQGSRFLFEVNQWGRGEVSLPLLGDHQVENTLAAFLVLALWGLSFDLSRLQEALRSLRWPGRVDVLSLSPLLVFDVAHNQASFQVLREALSRYLGVDKAVYLLGFLGGKDCRGIAQELKSSSAYLVLTEPLHPKAMSAFEAFSFFSELSVPCEVVPDALQAKERALSLARNLGLPLVVAGSFYLARPFQEEFQVGEVLEEEVELC, from the coding sequence ATGGAGTACAAAGAGGCGCTGGAATTCCTTTTCGGGCTCATCAATTACGAGAAGACGAACATTCCCTACACGGACTTGAAACTTGAGCGGATGCGGGAGTTCATGGCCCGAATCGGAAACCCTGAAAAGCGCGTACCCACAGTCCTTATTGCCGGAACAAAGGGAAAGGGGAGCACCTCATATATCCTCCACCGTCTCTTTGGGGCTTTTGGTTTCCGCTGCGGACTCTACTCGAAGCCTCACCTTTTCACCTTTCGGGAACGCATTCGCATCGATGACCGGTGCATTGCTCCTTGGGAACTTGCGGGACTCCTTACCGAAGTTCGTCCGGTGGTGGAGGCAATGGAGCGGGAGTCTCCCTGGGGGAAACCGACGTATTTTGAAGTTTCTGTGGGCCTTGCCTTCCTCTACTTTGTGCGGCGCGGGGTGGATGTTGCGGTTGTCGAAGTTGGACTTGGGGGAAGGCTTGATGCCACCAACGTCTCCGAGCCCCAGGTGACCGTCATCACCCCGGTGAGCTTTGACCACATGGAGGTTCTTGGAGATACGCTGGCGAAAATCGCCTGGGAAAAAGCGGGTATCCTCCGCTCAGGAGTACCTCTTGTCCTTGCCCCGCAGAGGGAAGAGGCGCGAATGACCATTCTTGCCGAGGCTCAGAAGAGGGGAGCACCGGTTTTTGAAGTGTCCTCCTGTGCCCGGGCAGACATTACAGCACGGAGTCCTCAAGGGTCTCGGTTCCTCTTTGAGGTGAATCAGTGGGGGAGAGGTGAGGTTTCCCTCCCTCTTTTGGGGGACCACCAGGTGGAGAATACTCTGGCGGCGTTCCTTGTCCTTGCCCTTTGGGGTCTTTCCTTTGATCTTTCCCGCCTTCAGGAAGCTCTCCGGTCCCTTCGCTGGCCGGGGAGGGTGGACGTTCTCTCCTTGAGCCCCCTCCTTGTCTTTGATGTGGCGCATAACCAGGCTTCCTTTCAGGTCCTTCGGGAAGCTCTCTCGCGCTACCTCGGGGTGGACAAAGCGGTGTACCTCCTTGGGTTCCTCGGGGGGAAGGATTGCAGAGGAATTGCCCAGGAACTCAAGAGTTCTTCGGCTTACCTTGTGCTCACGGAGCCCCTGCATCCTAAGGCCATGTCGGCTTTTGAGGCTTTTTCCTTTTTCTCGGAGCTTTCTGTTCCGTGTGAAGTTGTTCCCGATGCCCTTCAGGCTAAGGAAAGGGCTCTTTCCTTAGCGAGAAACCTGGGGCTTCCCCTGGTGGTTGCAGGGTCTTTTTACCTTGCCCGGCCTTTCCAGGAGGAGTTCCAGGTGGGAGAAGTACTCGAAGAGGAGGTGGAGCTGTGCTGA
- a CDS encoding 4Fe-4S dicluster domain-containing protein yields the protein MRLSDSGKLIPYEALWEWVGSRKAFATEIVARRIEIPFPSLPTPKTLLLPQREALYRFSWRERRWHVTPLPPPEEEVLLFAAPCEVRAVVDVLDEVFLRSSPEDSYYAERRRNLILGVVGCTFFEATCFCTRVGGHPLSWEGGNFFLLPFLEGVYTEGVDVAGRSLTPLEKEELKRIEENLERQAPPPLPPGTPELLYGAFEKELWEEVAWRCLNCGACTFLCPTCFCFDLALEGRLQGAMIRTWDSCMFPKFTLHASSHNPRPHRTQRVRQRVLHKFSYFPLRKGKFGCVGCGRCVEICPVNWDIREAVERMISCAL from the coding sequence ATGCGTTTATCCGATAGCGGCAAGCTCATACCGTACGAAGCACTCTGGGAATGGGTGGGATCTCGGAAGGCTTTTGCAACCGAAATCGTTGCCCGACGCATAGAAATTCCCTTCCCTTCTCTTCCCACTCCCAAAACCCTCCTTCTTCCTCAGAGGGAGGCGCTCTACCGCTTTTCCTGGAGAGAGAGACGCTGGCATGTTACCCCCCTCCCCCCTCCGGAAGAAGAGGTTCTCCTCTTTGCAGCGCCCTGTGAGGTCAGAGCCGTCGTTGATGTTCTGGATGAGGTTTTCCTCAGGAGTTCCCCTGAGGATTCGTACTATGCCGAGAGACGCCGAAACCTTATCCTTGGAGTTGTGGGGTGCACCTTCTTTGAGGCAACCTGTTTCTGTACGAGAGTGGGAGGGCATCCGCTCTCCTGGGAGGGTGGGAACTTCTTCCTCCTCCCTTTCCTTGAGGGTGTCTATACCGAGGGGGTAGATGTGGCAGGGCGATCCCTTACCCCTTTGGAGAAGGAAGAGCTCAAAAGAATCGAGGAGAACCTTGAGAGGCAGGCTCCGCCGCCCCTTCCCCCAGGAACTCCTGAGCTCCTCTACGGGGCTTTCGAGAAAGAGCTCTGGGAGGAGGTGGCCTGGAGGTGTCTGAACTGCGGGGCTTGCACGTTCCTCTGTCCAACCTGCTTTTGCTTTGACCTTGCCCTTGAGGGGAGGCTCCAGGGGGCAATGATTCGAACCTGGGATAGCTGCATGTTCCCCAAGTTCACGCTCCATGCTTCCTCTCACAATCCCAGGCCCCACCGCACGCAGCGGGTTCGCCAGCGGGTCCTCCACAAGTTCTCGTACTTCCCCCTGCGAAAGGGAAAATTCGGCTGCGTGGGATGTGGACGATGTGTGGAAATTTGTCCGGTCAACTGGGATATTCGGGAGGCGGTAGAGAGGATGATATCCTGTGCCCTTTGA